One genomic window of Scatophagus argus isolate fScaArg1 chromosome 16, fScaArg1.pri, whole genome shotgun sequence includes the following:
- the LOC124074037 gene encoding phosphoribosyl pyrophosphate synthase-associated protein 2 has protein sequence MNHTKGGLVIFTANSHPSSRELGKRIAERLGVELGKVQVYQEANRETRVQIQESVRGKDVFVIQTVSKDVNTTIMEMLIMVYACRTSCARSITGVLPYFPYSKQCKMRKRGSIVSKLIASMMCKAGLTHLITMDLHQKEIQGFFNIPVDNLRASPFLLQYIQEEIPDYRNAVIVAKSPASAKRAQSFAERLRLGIAVIHGEAQDAESDQVDGRHSPPTVKTTGAIHPSMEIPLLIPKEKPPITVVGDVGGRIAIIVDDIIDDVGSFVAAAETLKERGAYKIFVMATHGILSCEAPRFIEESAIDEVVVTNTIPHELQKLQCPKIKTVDISMILSEAIRRIHNGESMSYLFRNIGVDD, from the exons ATGAACCACACCAAGGGTGGCCTGGTCATCTTCACCGCCAACTCGCACCCCTCTAGCCGTGAGCTGGGCAAGAGGATTGCAGA gcgGTTAGGGGTGGAGCTTGGTAAGGTGCAGGTGTATCAGGAAGCTAACAGAG AAACGCGGGTACAGATCCAGGAGTCGGTGCGAGGCAAAGACGTCTTTGTCATCCAGACAGTGTCCAA AGATGTGAACACCACCATAATGGAGATGCTGATCATGGTGTACGCATGCAGGACGTCCTGTGCCAGAAGCATCACAGGCGTCCTCCCTTACTTCCCCTACAGCAAGCAGTGTAAGATGAGAAAGAGGGGCTCCATTGTCTCCAAGCTTATTGCCTCTATGATGTGTAAAGCTG GTCTCACGCACCTGATCACCATGGACCTCCATCAGAAAGAGATTCAGGGCTTCTTCAACATCCCGGTGGACAATCTAAGAGCCTCCCCGTTCCTGCTGCAGTACATACAGGAAGAG ATCCCTGACTACAGAAATGCTGTGATTGTGGCCAAATCCCCAGCCTCTGCCAAAAG GGCTCAGTCGTTTGCTGAGCGGCTGCGTCTGGGTATAGCCGTGATCCACGGTGAAGCCCAGGATGCAGAGTCAGACCAGGTAGACGGGCGACATTCCCCACCCACCGTCAAGACCACCGGAGCCATTCACCCCAGCATGGAGATACCAT TGTTGATCCCTAAAGAGAAGCCACCCATCACTGTGGTGGGAGATGTGGGAGGACGCATCGCCATCATAGTG GATGACATCATTGACGACGTGGGCAgttttgtggcagcagcagagacactgAAGGAAAGAGGGGCCTATAAGATTTTCGTCATGGCGACGCACGGCATCCTGTCCTGCGAGGCCCCAAGGTTCATAGAGGAGTCGGCCATTGATGAG GTGGTGGTGACCAACACGATCCCTCACGAGCTCCAAAAGCTCCAGTGTCCAAAGATCAAAACGGTGGACATCAGCATGATCCTGTCAGAGGCCATCCGCCGCATCCACAACGGAGAGTCCATGTCCTACCTGTTCCGCAACATCGGGGTGGACGACTGA